AAGGTAGGGAAGACCCCGTCCGAGACTGCCCGGCTAGCCAGGCAGATCCTCACCGGTTCTGCCGAGGTGCAGGCATAACCTAGTAGCTTCTCCTTCCCACGGGCCAGTTGGTCCGTGGGAAGCTTTCTGCCGGAGGACTTTTGCCTCGCCTTCGGCGCGGGAGGCGGCACAGGTGGGCCAAAGGCGGCAACATGGAAGCGATGACTAAGAAAGCACGCTCCGAGATTGTTATTCGCCTCCCAGAGGGATGGTCCAAAGCCGCCTTTGTGGGGGTCGAGTACGCCTTCTTGGGGTGGCTTGCCCTGGTGGCTATCGCGTTGGTGAACTACGTCAGCCAGTCCAGTTCGCCCTACCTAGAGGGAATGAAGTGGACGCAGGCGGTATGGGCGGCCTCCGATTTTTGGCGACTGGCCCATGGCGGATCTTTCGCATTTGGCGGGGGAAGCATCTCGCTGATCCCTCTTGCACTCCCAGTCGCGATGATTGCCTTGTTGGCGTTCGCGGCCCGACGCGAGATAGCGGGCATGGCCCGCGCTTTCTTGGCGCTAGGATACGTCCCCACCGTGCTGGTTCTTTCGTTACTGACAGGGGGCAGCTCCACCCTGAGGATCTTCGGGGGTGCACTCCTGATTGCACTACTTGCCTCCGCTATAGCGCTGCTGCCGCTGCTGCGCCCACCGGCACAGGTGCGAGCCGGGATCCTGTTCGCCTTTAAGACATTGGCCATTGTGGCCGGCCTTTCTGTACTGCTCTTGGCAGTAGCACTGGGGATTCACGCCGGTGGGGTCAAGGGAATATATGCGCTCCTGTCCGGGGGAGTGGTTGGGACCATTACCATCACTCTGCTGTGGCTAAGTTACGTGCCGACTTTGGCATGCTGGGCGCTGTCTTGGTGCCTGGGGGCTGGTTTTCAGGCTGGTCAAGGAGCTACCTCCTCGCCCTTCTCGGTAGCGCACCTGCCCATTCCTGCCTTGCCTCCCTACGGGGCGCTACCGACCAAGGCGCCTGGAGTGGCGATCGTGTTGCTTAGTGCGCTCTTCTTCGCTCTGCTCGGATTCTTACTAGCTCGGACCGAGAAGTTCGATTCTAGTAAGCATCAGGTGGACTATCTGCTAACCGGTGGCGGCATCTTTGCGCTGGTGATGTTCGTGTGGGCAGCGTTTGCACGAGGTAGCTTGGGGGTCGGCCGCATGGAACAGGTAGGTCTAAACCTTGGTAGCTGGACCCTGTGGTTCCTACTGGCAGCCTTGATGCCGCTACTGCTGGGCGCATTCTTTGCCGACCCAACTCGACGTTCGCAGGTGAGCGGATTGGTAAGCAAGAAGCAGCCTGTAGCTGATAAGCAGACGCCCACCTTGACAGTGGTGGAAGATCAGGCCCAAGAAAATGGCGAGGGCGAAGACCAGGCCCAGCCCGCTCGCAGTGAAGGAGCCGCTGGTAGGGAGCAGGGCGAAGAACAAGACCATCCCGACCCGGCCGGGGAGCCGGGTGAGGCCGAACAGAGCCCGAAGGGCCACCGGCAGGAAGATGGCGACGAGGCGCGAGCTGGCAGTACTGCCGCGCCTACCCCGAAACGCCTGCGCCTGATTGCCCAGGGCCAGGGCGACCCTGATGCGCCTACAACAGCTATCCCGAAGGACAACAAATGACGCGAATTGTAGTGCTGATCTCGGGCACCGGTTCCAATCTGAAAGCGCTCGTGCAAGCTTATGGCGAGCAGATAGTGGGCGTGGTGGCGGATAGGGACGCTCCCGGGCTGCGGTGGGCCAAAGGGATTGCCACCGCCCAGGTGAATCCTGCCGACTATTCTTCCCGGGAAGAATGGGACAGAGCACTGACGGATGCGGTTGCGCAATTCGAGCCAGATCTGATCGTGTGCGCGGGCTTCATGCGACTGGTGGGGCAAACTTTCTTAGCCGCATTTGCCGGGAAAGTTATCAATACTCACCCCGCCTTGCTGCCGTCCTTCCCCGGCATGCACGGAGTGCGCGACGCTCTGGACTACGGGGTAAAAATCACCGGCGCTACGATTTTCTACGTAGACGCCGGTGTAGATACGGGCCGGATCATCGCCCAGGTTGCGGTTCCTGTACGCGATGATGACAGCGAGGAAACACTTACTGCCCGCCTGAAGGAGGCCGAGACGGCTCAGCTGGTGCGGGTAGTTGGCGAACTCAGTAGCCGCGTTTAGGATCCACCCGCAAGCTGGGTAGTAGGCCGTTGCCAAGCTCTTTAGCGCTGGTACACATCGCCTCGTAGACATCCTTCTGGGTGACTGGGCCGGAGATGTGCGGGGTGACGAAGACTCGTGGATCTGTCCACCGCCAGTCGGAGTGGGGGAGCGGTTCTACCTCGTGCACATCCAAAACCGCCTTCTTTAGGTTGCCGCCCTCGAGCCCTGCGCGGATTGCCTGCGCGTCGACTGTGGGGCCGCGACCGACGTTCATAAATACTGCTCCCTGCAGCTGGGAGACGATCTGAGTTGAGACCATGCGATCGGTGGCAGGTGTAAGGGGAAGGGCCGAAACTACTAGGTCGGCTTGCGCCAAGCTGGCGGAAGCGTCGGCCATGCTGTGGCAGGCAGCAAATTCCGAGACAGCCCGCCCGGAGGTATTAATCCCTCGCACGAGATCCCATAATCAGACAGGATGCGAGCGACGCCGCGCCCAACCTGTCCGGTGCCGATTACTACCACGCGTGCCTTTCTGGGATCTACGTAGTTATCGAAGAAATCAGTGTCCCAAGTGCCGGTAGGTTCGTTGGCGCGGAACAGATCGCCGCCACGGGTAAGCCACAGGTGGTAGGCTAGGACGAATTCGCCGATCCGGCGGGGCATGTCCCCAATGGTGTGGGTTAGCAAGAAGTCGCCCTCGAGACGGGCTAGCACCGGCGCAGACTTATCTACCCCGTCTGACTGGGAGTGGAACCACTTTACTGCCACCTCTCCGGTGGGAAGCCAGGTAGGCAGATCGAAACCTACCCAGGTGTCCGCCCACTGGAAATCTTCCGGAGTTAGTTCAGCATTCGGGACGAAGCGAACCTCGGCCTGGGCGAAATGGTCACGTAGCGGCTGCGCTAGTGGCTCGCTAAGTGGGGTGGTCAGAAGGATCCGCTCGGGTAAAAACTTGCCAATAGGTGAAGAAGCGGTGCTGGCAAGACTCATTTTTCCTCCTTATAGGGCATGCTCGGTGTATCCGATTATGGCCCACTACATTCGTTATAGCTAAACTGTAGATGCTCATAAATAAATCGCGGCGATCCGGAAAGGAATCAGCGTGGCCACCCAACCTACCCCGACTAAAGGTGAAGCAAAAGTTCCGATCAAGAGGGCTCTAATCAGTGTCTACGACAAGAGCGGACTTGAAGATTTGGTTGGTGCGCTAAGCGCTGCGGGGGTGCAGATCGTTTCGACGGGCTCCACTGCTAAGCGTATTGCCGCTGCCGGAGCAAAAGTTACCGAGGTAAGCGAAATTACCGAATTCCCCGAGTGTCTGAACGGGCGGGTCAAGACTTTGCACCCGCGCATCCATGCGGGCATCCTGGCCGACCGCCGCCGGGAGGACCACTGCGCTGAACTGGACCAGTTAGGCGTGGAAGCGTTTGACCTGGTTATTTGCAACCTCTACCCCTTCACTGAGACAGTGCAGTCCGGGGCAGATTTTGATGCGTGCATCGAGCAGATCGACATCGGCGGTCCCTCAATGGTGCGCGCGGCTGCGAAGAACCACGCCTCGGTTGCCATCATTACTGATCCGTCCCGTTACGAGGACGTAGTGCAGGCCGTCCAAGAGGGCGGTTTTACCGGTAGGCAGCGCCGAGAGCTAGCAGCCGATGCCTTCGCCCACACTGCCGCCTACGACGTGGCAGTGTCCCAATGGTTCGACGAACAGCTGCTGGATGAAGATTTCGAGGGCACCTCCGAATCCGACTACGAAGATTCCGGAGTCCGCGACTCCTCGGCACTACCCGAGCTGCTGGAACCGCTCTACGTGAAAGCCGCAGACCTGCGCTACGGCGAAAACCCGCATCAGGAAGCCGCCCTCTACGTCGAGGCCGAAGCTGAAGACATCGAGGCCATCTTCGGCGCGGACGAGGACGAACTGGTAGACGAAGAAGAACTGAGCGGCCCGGAATCTACTCCGGCCCCCGGCATTGCCAATGCGCTCACCTTGGGCGGCAAGCCGATGAGCTACAACAACTACTCCGATGCAGACGCGGCTCTGCGTGCCGCCTACGATCACCCGGATGCTCCCTGCGTCGCGGTGGTAAAGCACGCCAACCCCTGTGGCATCGCGGTAGGCAAGGACGTGGCAGAGGCACACCGGAAGGCCCACGCATGTGACCCGGTTTCCGCTTATGGCGGCGTCATCGCCGTGAATCGCCCCGTCACCCTAGAACTGGCCAAGCAGATAAAACCGATCTTCACCGAGGTCGTCCTGGCTCCGTCCTTCGAAGAGGACGCGCTCGAACTACTGCGCACCAAGAAGAACCTGCGCATCCTGCAGGTCACCCCTCCAGAGCGGGGTGCAACTGAAATCAAGCAGATCACCGGCGGTCTGCTAGTTCAGGCCCGCGATGACGTGGATGCAAAGGGTGACCGGGCAGAAG
The genomic region above belongs to Winkia neuii and contains:
- the purN gene encoding phosphoribosylglycinamide formyltransferase, with translation MTRIVVLISGTGSNLKALVQAYGEQIVGVVADRDAPGLRWAKGIATAQVNPADYSSREEWDRALTDAVAQFEPDLIVCAGFMRLVGQTFLAAFAGKVINTHPALLPSFPGMHGVRDALDYGVKITGATIFYVDAGVDTGRIIAQVAVPVRDDDSEETLTARLKEAETAQLVRVVGELSSRV
- the purH gene encoding bifunctional phosphoribosylaminoimidazolecarboxamide formyltransferase/IMP cyclohydrolase, whose protein sequence is MATQPTPTKGEAKVPIKRALISVYDKSGLEDLVGALSAAGVQIVSTGSTAKRIAAAGAKVTEVSEITEFPECLNGRVKTLHPRIHAGILADRRREDHCAELDQLGVEAFDLVICNLYPFTETVQSGADFDACIEQIDIGGPSMVRAAAKNHASVAIITDPSRYEDVVQAVQEGGFTGRQRRELAADAFAHTAAYDVAVSQWFDEQLLDEDFEGTSESDYEDSGVRDSSALPELLEPLYVKAADLRYGENPHQEAALYVEAEAEDIEAIFGADEDELVDEEELSGPESTPAPGIANALTLGGKPMSYNNYSDADAALRAAYDHPDAPCVAVVKHANPCGIAVGKDVAEAHRKAHACDPVSAYGGVIAVNRPVTLELAKQIKPIFTEVVLAPSFEEDALELLRTKKNLRILQVTPPERGATEIKQITGGLLVQARDDVDAKGDRAEDWELAAGEAADEATLADLEFAWRTIRAVRSNAVLLAKDGATVGVGMGQVNRVDSAKLAIERANTLGARSTGDAAKVDSAGGARADEVLAEKPEERARGSVAASDAFFPFADGLQVLIDAGVKAVVQPGGSIRDGEVIEAAKAAGITMYFTGTRHFAH
- a CDS encoding cell division protein PerM, which gives rise to MTKKARSEIVIRLPEGWSKAAFVGVEYAFLGWLALVAIALVNYVSQSSSPYLEGMKWTQAVWAASDFWRLAHGGSFAFGGGSISLIPLALPVAMIALLAFAARREIAGMARAFLALGYVPTVLVLSLLTGGSSTLRIFGGALLIALLASAIALLPLLRPPAQVRAGILFAFKTLAIVAGLSVLLLAVALGIHAGGVKGIYALLSGGVVGTITITLLWLSYVPTLACWALSWCLGAGFQAGQGATSSPFSVAHLPIPALPPYGALPTKAPGVAIVLLSALFFALLGFLLARTEKFDSSKHQVDYLLTGGGIFALVMFVWAAFARGSLGVGRMEQVGLNLGSWTLWFLLAALMPLLLGAFFADPTRRSQVSGLVSKKQPVADKQTPTLTVVEDQAQENGEGEDQAQPARSEGAAGREQGEEQDHPDPAGEPGEAEQSPKGHRQEDGDEARAGSTAAPTPKRLRLIAQGQGDPDAPTTAIPKDNK
- a CDS encoding NAD(P)-dependent oxidoreductase codes for the protein MADASASLAQADLVVSALPLTPATDRMVSTQIVSQLQGAVFMNVGRGPTVDAQAIRAGLEGGNLKKAVLDVHEVEPLPHSDWRWTDPRVFVTPHISGPVTQKDVYEAMCTSAKELGNGLLPSLRVDPKRGY